The window TGGGTTGCGCCGCGACATGGGTTCGACCGCCGGACGCTCAGAGCTTTGCGCGCGGAAGGAATTGGGCTGGTTTCGGACGGATTTGCAATGGGACCGTTTCGGAGCGAGGGGGTGGTTTGGGTTCCGCAGCAGATATGGAGTCCGGTCGAGAAGTCTTCGGGACTATGGACGATCTGTGTGCATGCGAATTCGGCGACCGATGAGACGGTTGGGGCATTGGAGGATTTTCTTGAGCGGCACTCTTTTCAATTTACTTCTGTGGATCGGGTGCTGGCAGAATGGCCGGTTTCCGGGCGCTCGCTTCGGGACAGATGGTTCCATGCGCGGATGATCTGGCGTCTCCGGTTGAGGAAGTTCCGGGGGCGATTGCGGGTTTCTTAACGCCGTCTTCGCTGTCTTGCTTGATGGGATGGGTTCGGATTCTCTTCGAGCAGTTGGCAATAGAGGGACTCCCATTGGTCGACGATGGCGCGAAGCGAGAAGTGCTTTTCGACGAATTCGCGGCCGTTTTCACCCATTTTCAGGCGGTGATCGAGGGGCATGGTCATGACTTGCGTCATGGCCTCGGCTAGGGCCGCGACGTCGCCGACCGGGACGACGCGGCCGGTTTCGTTTGGGCGCATGGCCTCGCGGGTGCCGTGGCCGTCTGTGGCTACGACTGGAAGGCCGGCTGCGGCGGCTTCGAGAACGGCGATCGGCAGGCCTTCCCAGAGAGAGGACAAAACGAAGGCGTCGGCTGTGGCCAGAAAGGGCTTGACGTTGCGATGGAAGCCGGCGAACTGGACTCGATCCTCGATTCCGAGTTTGCAGGCCAGGTTGCGGAGGGTGTGCTCTTCGGGTCCGCTGCCTACGATTTGGAGCGTGGGCGCACAAGTTAAGGTTGCGAAGGCTTGCAGCAGGGTTGGATAGTCTTTTACCGGGGCCAGGCGGCCCACTGCGATCCACCGGAATGGCTCTATTCCAGATGGGCTGTGTTGGCTGGGACGGGGCGAGACGTCTGGTTGGGATATCTCTACGCCATTGAAGAGGATGGTCACGGATTTCTCTGGCGCGATGTTTGCGACTATAGCTGCGGATGCAACGGAGGTGCTGACGGCTGTTACGTGGTTCGTGAGCCAATGGGTGAGGCGGTAGGTGTGCTGCCTCGCTTTGCTGCCTGTGCTGCTGGTGTGAATGGTGTCCACGAGGACGCGGACGGGAGCCAGCAGGCGCGCGCAGCGGGCGAACCAGGTGGCGTGCGGCAGGTGGGTATGGACGATTTCCGGCTGGTTGCGCCGGACCCAGGCAAGATAGCGGAGCCAGCCGTGGGGGTCGATCCATGCCTTGCGCATTTGGAGGGAGAGATAGTCGACTCCGGCTGTCCGGAGTTCCTCTGCCGAGCCGGCTCCTGTACCGGACAGGGCGATGACGGTGACTTGCCAGCCGCGATTTGCGTGTTCTTTTGCGAGGAGAAACACCTGCTTCTCGGCTCCGCCGATTCGATCGATGGTTGGGACAAGCATGGCGACCCTGGTCATGTTTTCTTTCGCGCGGCAGCTTGTTCGATGAAGGCTGCATAGGCTGCTATAGCTGTGTCGAGTTCGAAGGGAGCGAGGAAGGCGTGGCGGAAACGGCGCGGCGTGGCGGGAGGGTGCGCGAGCTCGGGGAGGGAGGCGACGATGGTCTCGGCCAGGGAGTTGGCGGAGATGCTGGAGGTGAGCCATGTTCCCGGGGCGTCGCGGAGCAGATCGCTTACTCCATCCGAACAGGGAGTTGCGATGATGGGCAGGCCGGCGGCGGCGGCTTCGAGCATGGCGTTGGGCATTCCTTCGTAGCGGGACGGCAGGACGAAGAGCGTGGCGCTTGCATAGTATTGAGCCGGGTTTCTGTGGCCAGCGAAGGTTACTGCGGCTTCGAGATTGAGACTCCCGGTCAACTGCCTGAGAGCTTCTTCTTCCGGACCCGCGCCGAGGATCTGGAGATGAGCTTGAGGATATCGTTGCCGGACCACGTGCCGTGCTTGGAGGAGCATGTCCAGGCCCTTTTCTTTTGAAAGGCGGCCAACCGCAAGTATGCGTGGCCAGGTATCGGGCGGCCAGTTTCCATGGTGCGAATCGTCTTCTGTGGGATGGGCGTCTAAGTCGACGGGATTTGCCAGCACTGCCAGCTTCGTTCGTGGCAGGCAGAAGTTGATTGCGAGGTCATTTGCCATGGCTTCGGACTGGCAGATGATGGCGTCGGCGCGCCGGTAAAGGTGGCGATATGGTTGCCGTGCGAGCCATGTTCTGGCAGATGAGGAGGCGGTTGTATTCTGCCGCACCAGGATGACGGTGCGGCGCGGCAGGAGTGGCTTGAGGAGCAGCACGAGGAAGTTGAGGTGAGCCATGCCGGAGAGAATGACGTCGGGCTGACGAGCTCGAATGAGGCGGACGAGTTGCAGCCAGGCGTGGCGGACGCGTTTGACTTCGAAGCGCGTGACTCGTATCTGCGTGGGGACTGGCCCTACTAATGACCTATCTTTCGTGAATAATATGAGGTCTATCTCGAAGCGGGCTTGGCTTAGATGGCGAGTTAGAAGATGAGTTACCCGCTCGGCACCACCTCCGCCAAGATGCGGGATAAGGAGCATTAACTTGATGCGCGGGGTCATTGGTATCTATCGATCTTATACTCGGAGAGAGACATAGACTCAGGATTCCCATTGCGGTAGTATTGCCATTCCGGGACATTGATTTCTTACTAAGTTCAAACTATTTGTGCCGTTTCTTCTTTTCCCTGGCTGCGTCGCGTATTCAGTAAGGATTCCGCGATGATGGCAAGTACTTCTGACGATATTTTGGGATGTGATTCCGGCCTGGGTGTGGTCCATACTGGGGCCAGGAACGCTCCCAGGCTGGTGATGGGCGTTACGAGTGACCAGACTTGCCTGGTGCTCCGGGGACGCTTGCGCGCGCTGCGGCTGGCGGGGTTTGATGTCACGCTGATTTCCTCGCCTGGGGAGAATCTGACTCGACTTGTAATGGAGGAGGGTGTGACGGCGTGTCCGCTGCCCATGCGCCGGGGGATTGCGCCGCTTGCGGACCTGGTTTCGTTTGTCGCAATTTACCGGATTCTGCTGCGGCTGCGGCCTTCCATTACAGACTTCAGTACGCCGAAGGCGGGGTTGCTGGGGAATCTGGCGGCGTGGTGCTTGCGGGTGCCGCATCGCGTGTATACGCTGCGTGGGCTCAAACTCGAGGGTGCTCGGGGAGGGAAGAAACGGCTGTTGTTGTGGTCGGAACGCCTGGCTGCCTGGTGTTCGCATGTGGTGCTGTGCAACAGCGAAAGTTTGCGGGCTGCGGCGCTTGCGCTGAGAATCGCTCCGGCGGGGAAATTGCATTTGCTCGGAGATGGCAGCAGTAATGGTGTGGACTGTGTGCGGTTTTCGCCCGGTGCGAGCCAGGTACGGCTCAATCTGGAGATCGATGACGGGGATCTGGTTCTGGGGTTTGTGGGGCGGCTCACTGGGGACAAGGGTGTTCCGGAGCTTCTGGTGGCTTTTGAGGAGATTTTGCGCGCGGAACCGCGATGCTGGTTGCTGCTGGTGGGGTGGTTTGATCGATCAGAGGATGCGCTCGACCTGCGCTGGCCGGCGCACATTGCGGGGCATCCGCGAATCCATTGCACCGGGTTTGTTGCGGATACAGCGCCGTACTACAGGGCCATGGATTTGCTGGTATTGCCGACGCACCGGGAGGGATTTCCCAATGTTGTGCTGGAGGCTGCCGCGAGCGGGTTGGCGGTGATTACGACGGAGTCGACCGGGGCGCGGGATGCGGTTGTGCCTGGGGTGACGGGGCTGCTGATTGAGCCGAAACGGTCGGAGGCGATTGCCGGGGCGGCGATTGAGCTTCTCAGGGATGAGGAGCGGCGGAAGCGATTTGGTGCTGCTGCGCGGGCCTGGGTACTGGATCGCT is drawn from Acidicapsa acidisoli and contains these coding sequences:
- a CDS encoding glycosyltransferase: MTPRIKLMLLIPHLGGGGAERVTHLLTRHLSQARFEIDLILFTKDRSLVGPVPTQIRVTRFEVKRVRHAWLQLVRLIRARQPDVILSGMAHLNFLVLLLKPLLPRRTVILVRQNTTASSSARTWLARQPYRHLYRRADAIICQSEAMANDLAINFCLPRTKLAVLANPVDLDAHPTEDDSHHGNWPPDTWPRILAVGRLSKEKGLDMLLQARHVVRQRYPQAHLQILGAGPEEEALRQLTGSLNLEAAVTFAGHRNPAQYYASATLFVLPSRYEGMPNAMLEAAAAGLPIIATPCSDGVSDLLRDAPGTWLTSSISANSLAETIVASLPELAHPPATPRRFRHAFLAPFELDTAIAAYAAFIEQAAARKKT
- a CDS encoding glycosyltransferase, which translates into the protein MTRVAMLVPTIDRIGGAEKQVFLLAKEHANRGWQVTVIALSGTGAGSAEELRTAGVDYLSLQMRKAWIDPHGWLRYLAWVRRNQPEIVHTHLPHATWFARCARLLAPVRVLVDTIHTSSTGSKARQHTYRLTHWLTNHVTAVSTSVASAAIVANIAPEKSVTILFNGVEISQPDVSPRPSQHSPSGIEPFRWIAVGRLAPVKDYPTLLQAFATLTCAPTLQIVGSGPEEHTLRNLACKLGIEDRVQFAGFHRNVKPFLATADAFVLSSLWEGLPIAVLEAAAAGLPVVATDGHGTREAMRPNETGRVVPVGDVAALAEAMTQVMTMPLDHRLKMGENGREFVEKHFSLRAIVDQWESLYCQLLEENPNPSHQARQRRRR
- a CDS encoding glycosyltransferase family 4 protein, translated to MASTSDDILGCDSGLGVVHTGARNAPRLVMGVTSDQTCLVLRGRLRALRLAGFDVTLISSPGENLTRLVMEEGVTACPLPMRRGIAPLADLVSFVAIYRILLRLRPSITDFSTPKAGLLGNLAAWCLRVPHRVYTLRGLKLEGARGGKKRLLLWSERLAAWCSHVVLCNSESLRAAALALRIAPAGKLHLLGDGSSNGVDCVRFSPGASQVRLNLEIDDGDLVLGFVGRLTGDKGVPELLVAFEEILRAEPRCWLLLVGWFDRSEDALDLRWPAHIAGHPRIHCTGFVADTAPYYRAMDLLVLPTHREGFPNVVLEAAASGLAVITTESTGARDAVVPGVTGLLIEPKRSEAIAGAAIELLRDEERRKRFGAAARAWVLDRYTKDRVLGLAVEFYQRLIEAS